The Hyphomicrobiales bacterium genome includes the window CCGGCATTTCGCGCTTACTTGTGACCGGCCCCGATTTCCGCGCCCCAAGCGAAGCGGGTCCATTCCGGTCTTGGACTGCATCCCATCTTCGGTCCCGGCGTCATGTGTCGAAAGGGCTCCGCTCAGCCCAGCGCTGCATAGGCCGCGTCGGCGACGATGGCGGCGAAGATGATGAGGCCATAGTCGCGGTTGGCGCGGAACAGTTTCAGGCAGCGGTCCGGGTCGTCGATGTTCAGCGTCGCGACCTGCCAGGCAAGGTGCAGCGCGCTCGCCGCAAGTCCCGCATAGAAGACCGCGCCGGTGCCTGCGAGATGGCCGGCAAGGCCGAGGAACGCAGTGGCGAGCGCAAAGAACACGATGAGCCAGGGCTTGGTCGACGCGCCCAACAGCCGCGCCGTCGACTTGACCCCAATCAGCGCGTCGTCCTCCTTGTCCTGGTGGGCGTAGATGGTGTCATAGCCGAGGGTCCAGAAGATGCCGGCGACATAGAGCGCGGCGGCGGCCCAATCGAGCCGCCCGCGCACCGCCGCCCAGCCCAAGAGCGCCCCCCAATTGAAGGCCAGCCCGAGGAAGAATTGCGGCCACCAGGTGACCCGCTTCATGAACGGATAGATGGCGACGACGGCGAGCGAGGCGACGCCGAGGCCGATGGCGAAGACATTGAACTGCAAAAGGATCAATAGCCCGACGAGGCACAGCGCGACGGCGAAGGCCCAGGCCTGGGCGACGGACACCTGGCCGCTCGGGATCGGCCGCGAGCGCGTGCGCGCCACTTGCATGTCGTAGTCCCGGTCGACGATGTCGTTATAGGTGCAGCCGGCGCCGCGCATGACCACCGCGCCGATGCCGAACAGCGCGATCAGCCACGGGTCGGGATAGGCCGCACCCGTGGCGAGCGCGGCAAGGGCGATTGACCACCAGCACGGCCACAGCAACAGCCAGGTGCCGATGGGCCGGTCGAGGCGCATCAGGCGCAGATAGGGCCGCGCCCGGGCGGGCGCCC containing:
- the ubiA gene encoding 4-hydroxybenzoate octaprenyltransferase, with product MTGQASGTVADAVQDSWVDSRAPARARPYLRLMRLDRPIGTWLLLWPCWWSIALAALATGAAYPDPWLIALFGIGAVVMRGAGCTYNDIVDRDYDMQVARTRSRPIPSGQVSVAQAWAFAVALCLVGLLILLQFNVFAIGLGVASLAVVAIYPFMKRVTWWPQFFLGLAFNWGALLGWAAVRGRLDWAAAALYVAGIFWTLGYDTIYAHQDKEDDALIGVKSTARLLGASTKPWLIVFFALATAFLGLAGHLAGTGAVFYAGLAASALHLAWQVATLNIDDPDRCLKLFRANRDYGLIIFAAIVADAAYAALG